The Triticum dicoccoides isolate Atlit2015 ecotype Zavitan chromosome 6A, WEW_v2.0, whole genome shotgun sequence genome has a window encoding:
- the LOC119318569 gene encoding uncharacterized protein LOC119318569 isoform X2: MKRRKKLDTPLAASSQFSTPTHFTYLIPSTVSPPLSGKKPPPPSSVLPAVTAKESLGMLLLRQRLRHPTVVGNAKYNAGAAYTHARRSPPRPRCARPRRRRRSRQRRRRERSSARGADGGVAGDVWRATTRRSRAAAGRQRGNTGGDRGERIAEQRARSRRVTMREHISSHGSAARMRL; the protein is encoded by the exons ATGAAGCGCAGGAAAAAATTGGACACGCCCCTCGCTGCCTCCTCTCAGTTCTCCACACCCACACACTTCACATACCTTATCCCATCCACTGTCTCCCCACCGCTCTCAGGAAAAAAGCCGCCGCCACCGTCCTCGGTGCTCCCGGCGGTTACGGCGAAGGAGTCCCTGGGCATGCTGCTGCTGCGCCAACGCCTCCGGCATCCCACCGTCGTGGGCAACGCCAAATACAACGCCGGTGCCGCATATACACACGCGCGCCGGTCACCGCCTCGGCCTCGGTGTGCCCGGCCGCGGAGGAGGCGCAGGAGCCGGCAGCGTAGACGGAGGGAGAGGAGTAGCGCGAGGGGTGCGGACGGAGGGGTCGCCGGGGACGTTTGGCGCGCCACCACGCGACGGTCCCGGGCCGCCGCGGGGAGGCAGAGAGGCAACACGGGAG GTGACAGAGGTGAGAGGATAGCCGAACAGCGGGCTCGCAGTCGCAGGGTCACTATGCGAGAGCACATATCCTCGCATGGCAG TGCAGCGAGGATGAGGCTATGA
- the LOC119318569 gene encoding uncharacterized protein LOC119318569 isoform X1: MKRRKKLDTPLAASSQFSTPTHFTYLIPSTVSPPLSGKKPPPPSSVLPAVTAKESLGMLLLRQRLRHPTVVGNAKYNAGAAYTHARRSPPRPRCARPRRRRRSRQRRRRERSSARGADGGVAGDVWRATTRRSRAAAGRQRGNTGGDRGERIAEQRARSRRVTMREHISSHGSFGPCVTCCISGAVQRG; this comes from the exons ATGAAGCGCAGGAAAAAATTGGACACGCCCCTCGCTGCCTCCTCTCAGTTCTCCACACCCACACACTTCACATACCTTATCCCATCCACTGTCTCCCCACCGCTCTCAGGAAAAAAGCCGCCGCCACCGTCCTCGGTGCTCCCGGCGGTTACGGCGAAGGAGTCCCTGGGCATGCTGCTGCTGCGCCAACGCCTCCGGCATCCCACCGTCGTGGGCAACGCCAAATACAACGCCGGTGCCGCATATACACACGCGCGCCGGTCACCGCCTCGGCCTCGGTGTGCCCGGCCGCGGAGGAGGCGCAGGAGCCGGCAGCGTAGACGGAGGGAGAGGAGTAGCGCGAGGGGTGCGGACGGAGGGGTCGCCGGGGACGTTTGGCGCGCCACCACGCGACGGTCCCGGGCCGCCGCGGGGAGGCAGAGAGGCAACACGGGAG GTGACAGAGGTGAGAGGATAGCCGAACAGCGGGCTCGCAGTCGCAGGGTCACTATGCGAGAGCACATATCCTCGCATGGCAG TTTTGGACCCTGTGTAACTTGTTGTATTTCTGGAGCAGTGCAGCGAGGATGA